The Microcoleus sp. bin38.metabat.b11b12b14.051 genome contains a region encoding:
- a CDS encoding hybrid sensor histidine kinase/response regulator has translation MPINIAKVRKFPLQSVLVIPFAIQIFVAVGMTGWLSLRNGEKAVNDVSAQLRSKISDRVTMYLDNYLEKPFIINRLNQDAIERGELSFDLKTPNQKTDKLLWQQMQLFESLSWISFCSVQGELLGIERREKDNLLRFYMSNKNTLSYPYYYEIDVRGNRTGKTEKIPHKFDSRTRPWYINTEQRKKSSWSEIYPEWSTLQPQITAASPVYNDAQKLQGIVGTTFYLTAISKFLNNLKISRSGEVFIMEKSGMLVATSTQQKLFTLEQKKDAKPQRLKASNSSDKLISATAQTLTQKFGDLNNIKNQQELEFTISNQRQFIQVLPFKDEKGLDWLVVVVVPESDFMEQINANTRSTMLLCLLALGVATAVGIMTANWIAKPIRRLNEASAAIANGELEQNIPDSPVQELGALGKSFNMMSQQLKDSYQSLKDSYQTLEQRVQDRTAELVVAKEKAEVANQAKSTFIANMSHELRSPLNAILGFSQIMTRSQTLNPEQQENVAIISRSGEHLLNLIDNILDLSKIEAGKTTLNSKNFDLHRLLDDIYDMFQMKVEEKGLQLLMEYDPHLPRYVHTDDVKLRQVMINLINNALKFTEEGGVSLKVSSIKIPQQTAEIVEQNYHILHFEIADSGAGIAAEEIGYLFEAFTQTASGKQAQEGTGLGLRISRQFVKLMGGEITLKSEVGQGTTFFFDIQVAEVEASDMTSQKLSRRVIALEPNQPRFRLLIVDDKTTNRQLLIKLLSPLGFELKEASNGQEAVNIWETWEPHLIWMDIRMPVMDGYTATQKIKARTTGRETAIIALTASVLEEERAGVLSAGCDDFLRKPFREAEIFNAMNKHIGVKYIYEDLIPTNTDIKTSREALNVEAMAEIPREILIRLQDAITVCDIDFMATILQQISTHDQPLADAIEVAVDNFEYKRILNLISVVQRAKE, from the coding sequence ATGCCTATAAATATTGCTAAAGTGCGAAAGTTTCCTCTACAGAGTGTTTTAGTTATTCCTTTTGCGATCCAAATATTTGTCGCCGTCGGAATGACGGGATGGTTATCGTTACGCAACGGGGAGAAGGCTGTCAATGATGTATCAGCTCAACTGCGAAGTAAGATTAGCGATCGAGTAACAATGTATCTCGACAATTACTTAGAGAAACCTTTTATAATTAATAGGCTGAATCAAGATGCGATCGAGCGTGGAGAATTGAGCTTTGACTTGAAAACACCGAATCAAAAAACCGATAAATTGCTTTGGCAACAAATGCAGCTTTTTGAGTCTCTAAGCTGGATTTCTTTTTGTTCAGTGCAAGGGGAACTATTAGGAATAGAGCGCCGGGAAAAAGATAATTTGCTGCGGTTTTACATGAGCAACAAAAATACTTTATCTTACCCTTATTATTATGAGATAGATGTTCGGGGAAACCGAACGGGCAAAACAGAAAAAATTCCCCACAAATTCGATTCTCGTACTCGACCTTGGTATATCAATACTGAACAAAGAAAAAAATCAAGTTGGAGTGAAATTTATCCAGAATGGAGTACGCTTCAACCCCAGATCACTGCGGCATCCCCTGTTTATAATGACGCCCAAAAACTTCAAGGTATTGTTGGTACCACTTTTTACTTGACAGCTATTAGTAAATTTCTAAATAATCTCAAAATTAGTCGGTCAGGGGAGGTTTTTATTATGGAAAAATCTGGAATGTTAGTAGCAACTTCAACTCAACAAAAGCTTTTTACATTAGAACAAAAAAAGGATGCAAAACCTCAACGGCTTAAAGCATCAAACAGTAGCGATAAATTAATTAGCGCGACAGCCCAAACACTTACCCAAAAATTTGGCGATTTGAATAATATTAAAAACCAACAAGAACTAGAATTTACCATATCTAATCAGAGACAATTTATCCAAGTTTTGCCATTTAAAGATGAAAAAGGACTTGATTGGCTAGTAGTTGTAGTCGTTCCAGAATCTGATTTCATGGAACAGATTAACGCTAATACCCGCAGTACAATGTTATTATGTTTGTTAGCTTTAGGTGTAGCTACAGCAGTCGGGATTATGACCGCAAATTGGATTGCGAAACCTATCCGCCGATTGAATGAAGCAAGTGCAGCAATAGCTAATGGAGAATTAGAGCAAAATATCCCTGATTCTCCCGTACAAGAACTAGGAGCTTTAGGCAAATCATTTAATATGATGAGTCAGCAATTAAAAGATTCTTACCAATCCCTTAAAGATTCTTACCAAACCCTAGAACAACGAGTCCAAGACAGGACAGCGGAATTAGTAGTAGCAAAAGAGAAAGCCGAGGTAGCTAACCAAGCAAAAAGTACCTTTATTGCCAACATGAGCCACGAGTTACGCTCTCCCCTGAATGCCATCTTGGGTTTCTCTCAAATCATGACTCGCTCTCAAACCCTAAACCCCGAACAACAGGAAAATGTTGCTATTATCTCCCGCAGTGGGGAACATCTACTCAATCTGATCGACAACATCCTCGACTTATCTAAAATCGAAGCCGGTAAAACCACCCTCAATTCCAAAAACTTCGACCTACATCGCTTGCTAGATGACATTTACGATATGTTTCAGATGAAAGTTGAAGAAAAAGGTTTGCAGCTATTGATGGAATATGATCCCCATTTACCGCGCTACGTCCATACTGATGATGTGAAATTGCGTCAAGTAATGATTAACCTGATTAATAATGCCCTGAAATTTACTGAAGAGGGAGGAGTTTCCCTAAAAGTCAGCAGCATAAAAATACCTCAACAAACCGCCGAAATTGTCGAGCAAAACTACCACATCCTACACTTTGAAATTGCCGACTCCGGTGCTGGCATTGCAGCAGAAGAAATAGGATATCTATTTGAGGCGTTCACCCAAACAGCCAGTGGCAAACAAGCTCAAGAAGGCACAGGATTAGGCTTACGTATTAGCCGTCAGTTTGTCAAACTCATGGGAGGAGAAATCACCCTCAAGAGTGAAGTCGGACAAGGCACAACGTTCTTCTTTGATATTCAAGTTGCTGAGGTAGAAGCAAGCGATATGACCAGCCAAAAACTCTCTCGTCGCGTCATTGCTCTCGAACCAAATCAACCGCGATTTCGCCTGCTCATAGTTGACGACAAAACCACCAATCGCCAGTTATTAATCAAACTACTTTCTCCCTTAGGATTTGAACTCAAGGAAGCAAGTAACGGGCAAGAAGCAGTTAACATTTGGGAGACGTGGGAACCCCACCTAATCTGGATGGACATCAGAATGCCTGTGATGGATGGTTACACGGCAACCCAAAAAATTAAAGCTCGCACCACAGGTCGAGAAACAGCGATTATCGCCCTAACTGCTAGCGTATTAGAAGAAGAAAGAGCTGGGGTGCTGTCAGCAGGATGTGATGATTTCTTGAGAAAACCATTTCGAGAGGCAGAAATTTTTAATGCGATGAATAAGCATATTGGAGTAAAATATATTTACGAAGATTTAATTCCCACAAATACGGA
- a CDS encoding response regulator, producing MPNSTSPFILIVDDNATNLSILSKTLKSANYKVRMAVDGEEALAMVAYAHPDLILLDVQMPKMDGFEACRRLQANEATQGIPVIFMTALADTDNKVEGLSLGAVDYITKPFEPQEVLARVKVHWRLKQLTDTLEQRVAERTDELQKAQLQLVQQEKLSTLGQLVAGVAHEINNPIGCVVGNVSAVEDSINDLFGLIDLYREHFPEPGPTIEAELDTIDLEYLREDLPKLVKSMKDGGDRIVSISKSLRTFSRADSDKKQKFNLDEGIDSTVLILRHRLKANDRRPAIEVIADYGDVPAIDCFPGQLNQVFMNIIANAIDALDAACVGRTYAELEIDPGRIVISTEMSIDLSTVAISIKDNGAGMSDSVKTRIFDHLFTTKEVGKGTGLGLAIAHQIVVEKHEGAIIVNSTPGKGTEFVLKLPIYGKH from the coding sequence ATGCCTAACTCAACCAGTCCTTTTATTTTGATTGTGGATGACAATGCAACCAACTTGTCGATCCTTTCCAAAACCTTGAAATCTGCAAACTACAAAGTTCGCATGGCAGTGGATGGCGAAGAAGCCCTAGCTATGGTCGCCTATGCTCACCCAGACCTCATTTTACTCGACGTGCAGATGCCCAAAATGGACGGTTTTGAAGCCTGCCGCCGCCTCCAAGCCAACGAGGCTACTCAAGGTATCCCAGTAATTTTTATGACGGCTTTAGCAGATACGGATAATAAAGTTGAAGGGTTGTCCTTGGGGGCGGTGGACTACATCACCAAACCTTTTGAACCCCAGGAAGTATTAGCCAGGGTGAAAGTTCACTGGCGCCTCAAGCAACTCACCGACACCTTGGAACAACGAGTGGCAGAACGTACTGATGAGTTGCAGAAAGCCCAATTGCAATTGGTGCAGCAAGAAAAACTCTCCACTCTCGGACAACTGGTGGCGGGCGTTGCCCACGAAATCAACAATCCCATTGGTTGTGTGGTGGGTAATGTCAGTGCTGTGGAAGATAGCATCAACGATTTGTTTGGTTTGATCGATCTATATCGCGAGCACTTCCCGGAACCCGGCCCGACAATTGAGGCAGAACTAGACACGATCGATCTAGAATATCTGCGGGAAGATTTGCCCAAACTGGTTAAATCCATGAAGGATGGGGGCGATCGCATCGTATCTATTAGTAAAAGCCTCCGCACTTTTTCCCGCGCCGACAGCGACAAAAAGCAGAAATTTAACCTCGACGAAGGTATCGACAGCACCGTGCTCATCTTGCGCCATCGCCTCAAGGCTAACGATCGCCGTCCAGCCATTGAAGTGATTGCTGACTACGGTGATGTACCAGCAATCGATTGTTTTCCGGGACAATTAAATCAAGTGTTTATGAATATTATTGCCAACGCGATCGATGCTTTGGATGCAGCGTGCGTTGGGCGAACCTATGCAGAACTAGAAATCGATCCGGGGCGAATTGTCATTTCTACTGAAATGTCGATCGACCTTTCCACTGTAGCAATTAGTATCAAAGATAACGGAGCGGGAATGTCTGACTCAGTAAAAACGCGGATCTTCGACCACTTGTTTACTACCAAAGAGGTTGGCAAGGGGACAGGATTGGGATTGGCGATCGCCCATCAAATTGTTGTAGAAAAACATGAAGGAGCAATTATTGTCAATTCAACTCCTGGAAAAGGAACTGAATTTGTGTTAAAATTACCGATTTACGGAAAACATTAG
- a CDS encoding hybrid sensor histidine kinase/response regulator, with protein MSATKKINNDRHFIRRLPLRAALIIPFIVQIFAAVGLVGYFSFRNGQQAVNDLANQLIDSATQRVDNQLDNYLALPQQLTQVTADAIASGQLDLNNRKASELYFWRQSKAFPTISYFGYVLPDGIEVGAGRYLNPKEITLYQNLPGGKASDYTSDVLGNRGKLIQTYDFNIIDEKKYIKATQSKKPFWADIAGVGINNIQVSETGAEVQAGGQSENVGDYSDYLSVAAIYPILARKGKFLGSLICDLQLNDINRFLNNLKISSSGQVFIVERDGRMVASSGKQPILNKQKNPVERLTVFTIAEPLIQTIATQIQQDSGSLQSIQTNRKLRVKYNNQRYFTQVTPWKDAYGLNWLIVVTIPESDFMGQINANTRSTILLCLAALVVATILGIITSRWIADPILRLQKASEAIASGDLDRPVEVKGIKELEGLGRSFNQMAVQLKTSFTVLEDRVAERTAELQQAKESADNANAAKSEFLANMSHELRTPLNGILGYAQILQRSEPLSEKGLNGVDIIYQCGSHLLTLINDILDLSKIEARKLELYPTSLHFPSFLQSIVEINQIRAEQKGITFDLLVDENLPVGVLADEKRLRQVLINLLGNAIKFTEQGKVTFKVEASERVDKGKKTGIRFAIADTGVGMTPKQVEKIFQPFEQVGDSKKQSEGTGLGLAISHKIVSLMDSEIQVQSIPGEGSTFSFEVELPQVRDWAADSRVVSQGQIVGYVGERRKILLIDDRWENRSVLLNLLEPIGFTIIEASNGQEGLEQVLHTAPDLIVTDLAMPVMDGFDFLRSLRSQAELQHHIVLVSSASVFDIDRHNSIKAGGNDFLPKPIIAETLLEQLQKYLNLEWIYQEQKGDRVNGPNEAQEIQPPSIAILTQLAQLARIGDLDEVMEIAQQISDGETTAFFRELIQMVEACEIQQLRAFIQQYLP; from the coding sequence ATGTCTGCCACAAAAAAAATAAACAACGATCGCCATTTCATCCGTCGTTTACCGCTACGAGCAGCGCTGATTATACCATTCATCGTGCAAATCTTTGCAGCGGTTGGGTTAGTCGGTTATTTTTCCTTTAGAAACGGTCAGCAAGCAGTCAATGATCTAGCAAATCAGTTGATAGATAGCGCAACTCAGCGAGTGGATAACCAGTTAGACAACTATCTGGCTTTGCCGCAACAACTAACGCAAGTGACAGCCGATGCGATCGCCAGCGGGCAACTTGACCTAAATAACCGCAAAGCCTCCGAACTCTATTTCTGGCGACAATCAAAAGCCTTCCCGACGATTAGCTATTTCGGCTATGTGTTGCCTGATGGCATAGAGGTAGGGGCCGGGCGCTATTTAAATCCCAAAGAGATTACGCTCTATCAAAACCTTCCCGGAGGCAAGGCATCAGACTACACGAGTGATGTTTTAGGAAACCGGGGCAAGCTGATTCAAACCTACGACTTTAATATTATCGACGAAAAAAAGTATATCAAGGCAACTCAATCTAAAAAACCGTTCTGGGCAGACATCGCTGGAGTTGGCATTAACAATATTCAAGTATCTGAGACAGGCGCTGAAGTGCAGGCGGGAGGTCAAAGTGAAAATGTAGGAGACTACTCTGATTATCTAAGTGTCGCAGCAATTTATCCGATCCTCGCTCGGAAGGGTAAATTTTTAGGTTCTTTAATATGTGATTTGCAGCTTAACGACATCAATAGATTTTTAAATAATCTCAAAATTAGCTCCTCGGGGCAGGTTTTTATCGTCGAACGCGATGGTAGAATGGTGGCAAGTTCTGGCAAACAACCGATTCTGAACAAACAGAAAAATCCGGTAGAAAGGTTGACAGTATTCACGATTGCCGAGCCGTTGATTCAAACAATCGCCACTCAAATTCAACAAGATTCAGGTAGCTTGCAATCCATTCAGACGAATCGAAAATTGAGAGTCAAATACAACAACCAGCGTTATTTTACGCAAGTCACTCCTTGGAAAGATGCCTATGGACTGAATTGGCTGATTGTGGTGACAATACCAGAGTCAGACTTTATGGGGCAAATTAATGCCAATACCCGATCGACCATTCTGCTATGCTTGGCCGCCCTAGTCGTAGCAACCATCCTCGGAATTATCACATCACGGTGGATTGCTGACCCAATTCTCCGTCTCCAAAAAGCGAGTGAGGCGATCGCCAGTGGAGACTTAGATCGCCCTGTGGAAGTCAAAGGAATTAAGGAATTGGAAGGTTTGGGGCGATCGTTCAACCAAATGGCAGTGCAACTCAAAACCTCGTTTACAGTATTGGAAGACCGAGTTGCTGAGCGTACAGCCGAACTCCAACAAGCAAAGGAATCAGCCGACAATGCTAACGCGGCCAAAAGCGAATTCCTCGCCAACATGAGCCACGAACTCCGCACGCCCCTCAACGGCATCCTCGGCTACGCTCAAATCTTGCAACGCAGCGAACCCCTCAGCGAAAAAGGACTTAATGGAGTTGACATCATTTACCAGTGCGGATCCCATCTGCTCACTCTGATTAATGATATCCTTGACCTCTCTAAAATCGAAGCCCGTAAACTTGAACTATATCCCACCTCCTTACATTTCCCTTCGTTTCTTCAAAGCATTGTCGAAATCAACCAGATCCGCGCCGAACAAAAAGGAATTACCTTCGACTTGTTGGTAGATGAAAACTTACCTGTCGGAGTTCTGGCAGATGAAAAACGCTTGCGTCAGGTATTGATTAATCTGTTGGGAAATGCCATTAAATTTACCGAACAGGGTAAAGTGACATTTAAAGTAGAAGCGAGCGAGCGAGTAGATAAAGGGAAGAAAACAGGCATTCGTTTTGCGATCGCAGATACAGGAGTGGGCATGACCCCCAAACAGGTAGAGAAGATATTCCAGCCGTTTGAACAGGTAGGAGATAGTAAAAAACAATCCGAAGGTACGGGATTAGGACTAGCAATTAGCCACAAAATTGTCTCCTTGATGGATAGTGAAATTCAGGTGCAGAGCATTCCCGGGGAAGGTAGCACCTTCTCGTTTGAGGTAGAATTGCCCCAAGTTAGAGATTGGGCAGCAGATTCGAGAGTTGTGTCTCAAGGGCAGATCGTCGGCTATGTAGGGGAAAGACGCAAAATATTATTGATCGACGATCGCTGGGAAAACCGTTCGGTGTTGCTGAATCTTTTAGAACCAATTGGTTTTACAATTATTGAAGCTAGCAACGGACAAGAAGGGTTAGAGCAAGTTTTACACACAGCACCGGATTTGATTGTTACCGATTTGGCAATGCCAGTGATGGACGGGTTTGATTTTTTGCGCTCTTTGCGATCGCAAGCAGAACTACAACATCACATTGTGCTGGTTTCTTCGGCGAGTGTGTTTGACATCGATCGCCACAATAGCATTAAAGCGGGCGGCAATGATTTCTTGCCCAAACCCATCATAGCTGAAACTCTGCTAGAACAATTACAAAAATATTTAAACTTAGAGTGGATTTATCAGGAACAGAAAGGCGATCGGGTAAATGGGCCTAATGAAGCCCAAGAAATTCAGCCACCCTCGATCGCGATTTTGACCCAACTTGCTCAACTAGCCCGCATTGGCGATTTAGACGAGGTAATGGAAATCGCCCAGCAAATTTCAGATGGAGAGACAACTGCTTTTTTCCGAGAACTGATCCAGATGGTTGAGGCGTGTGAGATCCAACAACTCCGGGCATTTATTCAGCAGTATCTTCCTTAA